A window of the Dunckerocampus dactyliophorus isolate RoL2022-P2 chromosome 19, RoL_Ddac_1.1, whole genome shotgun sequence genome harbors these coding sequences:
- the fndc1 gene encoding fibronectin type III domain-containing protein 1 isoform X4, with protein MSPKSVLISWVDPAVEMGKVESSELRSYTIRYREKGESARWEYRDSTQRRLMIDTLYADSMYEFSVRISQGENEGKWSVSVFQRTPESAPSGPPENFEVKPLRGKGTAVTATWDPPEETNGRIREYILSYAPALKPFGMKSMTYRGSTTSATIDGLTPGDRYIFKIRATNRRGQGPQSKAFSVVMPGSSSAVSSFSRTKASQRTSHKPSKYDVSHDKSDLQSTEEPEEPTTPSQPHNSAPISRRLRPLSQTRSYHSIFSSVRSSVRGGANRDRTSDRDDEDEDDEVTTLPPEEEMTTMALETKEPYNEVSPESEDEIDSEMNGPPTPETPSLKVVTLSPTKPALSQQRKPMKIKVHQRGVAHTGSSSSASSSSSLQFPPKSPSSPSNTESEANKKNIASTYHQSKDIYNKPSITDSKPTITVIKENTPQPQTEDRAVGKVSTSSGRTSGSGLGGRYGYGRRNLGLPFRGNSTRMMNGYRPSTTLLSRLPSRIQHQATSQFTLPDQSHSQQTSDVENKNKALSDPSTSEKSQLTSTSTSNSADASSRNTDPSMSQSTSRQPHSTPNRGSQSSSYNPENSSISNTSPNKEVEATEVEDPTLSYKEEPTEEAKKEESPSEKDPRTRTRPSLAERFNFPGRSGLGTRLSSSRPGGRTHLSRVSSSIGAGRPILRIPTRDSGTTASAGASSVQETSEDPTATSTRDTLKNEMEVDSFKPSLTSKNADYSDSRNPTPPSPSSSARSSNSESRHSVSEPIHKGTSSDNNNYNKHYLDKNDSGINTHVAEPSQGQKHPVITSADTHRNTEENESVATRETGSSSVVPPSYRRPNIGVNGRIRSPLLATRQFGGSRLPTRSQQAHNSRPGSSTSGSSSSSTSSSSTLVRPALTTDRNASRVSTLTRTGALTESQSLSPSSSRDSFRSQGSRSRHDILRGKTPNGGALMPANGNGKNEQPNLTAKDKEPSSHGTSKAVGQRLITGPDGNKWMVDLELGILMNQDGQVLQDSQGKPKRVVLGEDGRTIFDHLGSPLLNQEGMALFGHGRDSRPVVNPKEKILMVGGKPLLGLDLPRLRTTTTTTTRIPTTTPEPTTAEWTTEEYTTEEPYPTCPPGTFSKTDDYGDPMFDSEGILNCYPEDEFLVQTTLPPPTTTTPPTTTTTSPTTAIPTPEPEPTQSGRGPSSEFDLSGRRRFTAPYVNYIQKDPGAPCSLTEALEYLQVDILEDLIKNDSLSTNQKQPPKNKPHNLTVVAMEGCHSFIILDWGRPLKDDMVSGYMVHSASYDDVLNNRWSTKASSGTHLAVENLKPNSRYYFKVQAKNVFGLGPVSDTLTYVTESDDPLLIERPPGGEPIWIPFSFRYNSAHSSCKGSQYVKRTWYRKFVGVVLCNSLRYKIFMGDGLREPFYSIGDTFGQGEDHCQFVDSYRDGRTGPAYLSSTLPSAQGYYRAYRQQPVTFGVIGRRTSHPFVGWYECGVPIPGKW; from the exons ATGTCTCCTAAATCAGTCCTCATCTCCTGGGTTGACCCTGCTGTGGAAATGGGGAAGGTTGAGTCCAGTGAACTCAg GTCCTACACAATCAGATACAGAGAGAAGGGAGAGTCAGCACGCTGGGAGTACAGGGACAGCACCCAGAGGAGACTGATGATAGACACCCTGTATGCTGATAGCATGTATGAGTTCTCCGTCAGAATCTCTCAGGGGGAAAATGAGGGCAAGTGGAGCGTATCTGTCTTTCAGAGGACCCCTGAGTCAG CACCATCTGGGCCACCGGAGAACTTTGAGGTCAAACCACTACGGGGGAAAGGGACTGCTGTGACAGCCACATGGGATCCTCCTGAAGAAACCAATGGGAGGATTCGAG AGTACATCCTTTCTTATGCCCCTGCACTGAAGCCATTTGGAATGAAAAGTATGACGTATCGCGGCAGCACAACCTCAGCTACTATAGATGGTCTAACACCTGGAGATCGGTACATCTTTAAGATCAGAGCCACCAACAGGAGGGGACAAGGACCACAAAGCAAAGCCTTCAGCGTTGTCATGCCAGGAT CCAGCAGTGCTGTTTCATCATTCTCAAGAACCAAGGCCAGCCAGAGGACGAGTCACAAGCCTTCCAAATATGATGTCTCCCATGACAAATCAGACCTCCAGTCAACAGAGGAACCAGAAGAACCAACCACACCCAGTCAGCCACACAACTCTGCCCCCATTTCTAGACGGCTGCGGCCACTTTCTCAGACTCGTTCCTATCACAGTATCTTCTCCTCTGTAAGAAGTTCAGTCAGGGGTGGAGCAAACAGAGACAGAACCTCAGATAGAGAcgatgaggatgaagatgacGAGGTGACAACCTTGCCTCCAGAAGAAGAGATGACAACCATGGCGTTGGAGACAAAAGAACCATATAATGAAGTTTCCCCTGAATCTGAAGACGAAATTGACAGTGAAATGAATGGGCCCCCAACTCCTGAGACCCCCAGCCTCAAAGTTGTTACACTCTCACCAACTAAACCTGCTTTATCACAGCAAAGAAAACCTATGAAGATTAAGGTCCATCAAAGAGGAGTAGCCCATACTGGTTCCTCCTCATCcgcctcttcatcctcttcactGCAGTTTCCACCAAAATCACCATCTTCACCTTCTAATACAGAATCAGAAGCCAATAAAAAGAATATAGCTTCTACTTATCACCAGAGCAAAGACATTTACAATAAACCCAGTATAACAGATAGCAAACCTACCATTACAGTTATAAAGGAGAACACCCCACAGCCTCAAACAGAGGACAGAGCTGTGGGTAAGGTTTCTACTTCATCTGGCCGAACCAGTGGGTCAGGCCTTGGTGGTAGGTATGGCTATGGCAGAAGGAATTTGGGACTTCCTTTTAGGGGAAATTCAACCAGAATGATGAATGGTTACAGACCCAGCACAACATTATTGTCACGTTTGCCGAGCAGAATTCAGCATCAAGCAACATCTCAGTTCACCTTACCAGATCAGTCTCACAGCCAACAAACATCGGATGTagagaacaaaaacaaagcgcTATCAGACCCATCCACTTCAGAGAAATCGCAGTTAACATCAACATCTACATCAAATAGTGCAGATGCAAGCAGCAGGAATACTGACCCTTCTATGTCACAGAGCACCTCACGTCAACCACACTCAACTCCAAATAGAGGATCTCAAAGCTCTTCATATAACCCAGAAAATTCAAGCATTTCAAACACGTCACCAAACAAAGAGGTGGAGGCAACCGAAGTTGAAGACCCTACTTTAAGCTACAAAGAAGAGCCCACAGAAGAGGCTAAAAAGGAGGAGAGTCCTTCTGAAAAAGATCCTCGTACACGAACTCGTCCTTCTCTTGCCGAAAGATTTAACTTTCCAGGCAGGTCTGGTTTAGGGACGAGACTGTCCTCTTCCAGACCAGGTGGCAGGACCCACTTGAGCAGAGTTTCATCGTCCATTGGGGCTGGCAGACCCATTCTGAGGATACCCACAAGGGACTCAGGGACCACAGCCTCTGCTGGAGCGTCCTCAGTGCAGGAGACTAGCGAAGATCCGACAGCTACATCCACTCGTGACACACTAAAGAATGAGATGGAGGTGGATTCCTTTAAGCCCTCATTGACCAGTAAAAATGCAGACTACAGTGACTCAAGAAATCCAACTCCCCCATCTCCTTCATCCTCTGCAAGATCTTCCAACTCTGAGTCTCGCCATTCTGTAAGTGAGCCCATACACAAAGGAACTTCTTCTGAcaacaataattataataaacacTATCTTGATAAGAATGACAGTGGGATAAATACACATGTTGCTGAACCTTCACAGGGCCAAAAGCATCCCGTCATAACATCAGCTGATACCCACAGGAACACAGAGGAGAATGAGAGTGTAGCAACAAGAGAAACTGGCTCATCTTCTGTGGTCCCTCCATCTTACCGTCGTCCTAATATTGGAGTAAACGGAAGGATACGCTCCCCTCTTTTGGCAACAAGGCAGTTTGGTGGATCAAGACTTCCCACCAGATCACAACAAGCACACAACTCCAGACCGGGTTCTTCAACATCGggttcctcctcatcctctacCTCATCTTCATCAACTTTAGTCAGACCGGCATTAACCACAGACCGCAATGCCAGCAGGGTCAGTACTCTAACAAGGACTGGCGCACTGACAGAGTCCCAGTCTTTGTCACCATCTTCATCTCGAGACAGTTTCAGAAGCCAGGGGAGTAGAAGTCGCCATGATATCCTCAGAGGGAAAACACCCAATGGAGGAGCTCTTATGCCTGCCAATGGAAATG GTAAAAATGAACAACCAAATCTGACAGCAAAGGATAAAGAGCCCTCCAGTCATGGAACCAGCAAGGCAGTCGGTCAACGGTTGATTACTGGGCCCGATGGGAACAAATGG ATGGTAGATTTGGAGTTGGGCATTCTGATGAACCAGGATGGACAAGTCTTGCAAGATTCTCAAGGCAAACCGAAGAGAGTTGTGCTTGGCGAGGATGGACGCACCATTTTTG ACCACTTGGGAAGCCCCTTGCTTAACCAGGAAGGCATGGCTTTGTTTGGTCACGGTCGAGATAGTCGCCCTGTGGTCAACCCCAAAGAGAAGATCCTTATGGTTGGAGGAAAGCCGCTGCTTGGCTTGGACTTGCCTCGCCTCAggaccaccactaccaccaccactagAATTCCCACCACTACGCCTGAACCCACCACAGCTGAATGGACTACAGAAGAGTATACCACTGAAGAGCCCTATCCTACATGTCCACCCGGAACCTTCTCCAAAACAGATGACTATGGCGATCCAATGTTTGACTCAGAGGGAATATTAAACTGTTACCCAGAAG ATGAGTTTTTGGTCCAGACCACCCTGCCACCACCTACCACAACGACACCCCCAACAACAACCACCACCAGCCCCACCACAGCAATCCCAACTCCAGAGCCTGAACCCACACAGTCTGGACGAGGGCCTTCTTCTGAGTTTGATCTCAGTGGGAGGAGGCGATTCACAG CTCCTTATGTGAACTACATCCAAAAGGACCCAGGAGCTCCGTGCTCCCTGACAGAGGCTCTGGAGTACCTCCAAGTCGACATCCTAGAAGATCTAATCAAGAATGACAGTCTCTCCACCAATCAGAAGCAGCCTCCCAAAAACAAGCCCCATAATCTCACTGTGGTTGCCATGGAGGGATGCCATTCATTTATCATCCTGGACTGGGGCCGCCCATTGAAGGATGATATGGTTTCAG GCTACATGGTGCACAGCGCTTCATATGACGACGTGCTCAACAATAGATGGTCTACTAAAGCCTCCAGTGGGACACATCTGGCTGTGGAGAATCTCAAACCCAACTCCAG gTACTACTTCAAAGTCCAGGCCAAGAATGTGTTTGGGTTGGGACCAGTCAGCGATACACTCACGTATGTCACTGAATCAG ATGATCCTCTTCTCATCGAAAGACCGCCTG GCGGAGAACCTATATGGATCCCCTTTTCTTTCCGATATAACTCCGCCCACAGCTCCTGTAAGGGCAGCCAGTACGTCAAGCGGACATGGTACAGGAAGTTTGTGGGCGTAGTTTTGTGCAACTCTCTGCGATATAAGATCTTCATGGGAGACGGTCTTAGAG AGCCCTTCTACAGCATAGGAGATACATTTGGACAAGGAGAGGACCATTGCCAGTTTGTAGACTCGTACAGGGACGGCAGGACTGGTCCCGCATATCTCTCAAGTACTTTGCCTTCAGCTCAAG GATATTATCGTGCCTACAGACAGCAGCCCGTCACATTTGGAGTTATTGGCAGAAGAACATCTCACCCATTCGTAggttggtatgaatgtggggtGCCTATCCCTGGCAAGTGGTAA
- the fndc1 gene encoding fibronectin type III domain-containing protein 1 isoform X3, with protein MLTYGKNECSLEKLIPKWGSHHHRCIKDSSGHAGVRSVFPVGERKRLPVASNGRVTEFQPLCACLLVRLSLQLCATRTMALCASSTLLALLVAFCTPGRGWTAEKPLRSHNGKPTSMDKSPRESWEPSILLDGRPVDRFVVSSNKPMRTHRYTRVGKESRSHLVEDVDPEWVNLDGFAVLSAAPVSNSSTGPVRSTYTAARNQTFLKRANRVNRTAHRPGASNPRTYRRRAPQSSSGPRPPERFLTRTTLLERRNQHHIKPQSDQRNRNLPKLTSESVHVVSLQAQKALGQSAPANRVATKLTTPEPPEYEAKDISVRVMSPKSVLISWVDPAVEMGKVESSELRSYTIRYREKGESARWEYRDSTQRRLMIDTLYADSMYEFSVRISQGENEGKWSVSVFQRTPESAPSGPPENFEVKPLRGKGTAVTATWDPPEETNGRIREYILSYAPALKPFGMKSMTYRGSTTSATIDGLTPGDRYIFKIRATNRRGQGPQSKAFSVVMPGSSSAVSSFSRTKASQRTSHKPSKYDVSHDKSDLQSTEEPEEPTTPSQPHNSAPISRRLRPLSQTRSYHSIFSSVRSSVRGGANRDRTSDRDDEDEDDEVTTLPPEEEMTTMALETKEPYNEVSPESEDEIDSEMNGPPTPETPSLKVVTLSPTKPALSQQRKPMKIKVHQRGVAHTGSSSSASSSSSLQFPPKSPSSPSNTESEANKKNIASTYHQSKDIYNKPSITDSKPTITVIKENTPQPQTEDRAVGKVSTSSGRTSGSGLGGRYGYGRRNLGLPFRGNSTRMMNGYRPSTTLLSRLPSRIQHQATSQFTLPDQSHSQQTSDVENKNKALSDPSTSEKSQLTSTSTSNSADASSRNTDPSMSQSTSRQPHSTPNRGSQSSSYNPENSSISNTSPNKEVEATEVEDPTLSYKEEPTEEAKKEESPSEKDPRTRTRPSLAERFNFPGRSGLGTRLSSSRPGGRTHLSRVSSSIGAGRPILRIPTRDSGTTASAGASSVQETSEDPTATSTRDTLKNEMEVDSFKPSLTSKNADYSDSRNPTPPSPSSSARSSNSESRHSGQKHPVITSADTHRNTEENESVATRETGSSSVVPPSYRRPNIGVNGRIRSPLLATRQFGGSRLPTRSQQAHNSRPGSSTSGSSSSSTSSSSTLVRPALTTDRNASRVSTLTRTGALTESQSLSPSSSRDSFRSQGSRSRHDILRGKTPNGGALMPANGNGKNEQPNLTAKDKEPSSHGTSKAVGQRLITGPDGNKWMVDLELGILMNQDGQVLQDSQGKPKRVVLGEDGRTIFDHLGSPLLNQEGMALFGHGRDSRPVVNPKEKILMVGGKPLLGLDLPRLRTTTTTTTRIPTTTPEPTTAEWTTEEYTTEEPYPTCPPGTFSKTDDYGDPMFDSEGILNCYPEDEFLVQTTLPPPTTTTPPTTTTTSPTTAIPTPEPEPTQSGRGPSSEFDLSGRRRFTAPYVNYIQKDPGAPCSLTEALEYLQVDILEDLIKNDSLSTNQKQPPKNKPHNLTVVAMEGCHSFIILDWGRPLKDDMVSGYMVHSASYDDVLNNRWSTKASSGTHLAVENLKPNSRYYFKVQAKNVFGLGPVSDTLTYVTESDDPLLIERPPGGEPIWIPFSFRYNSAHSSCKGSQYVKRTWYRKFVGVVLCNSLRYKIFMGDGLREPFYSIGDTFGQGEDHCQFVDSYRDGRTGPAYLSSTLPSAQGYYRAYRQQPVTFGVIGRRTSHPFVGWYECGVPIPGKW; from the exons CAGAGAAGCCCTTGCGGTCACATAATGGGAAGCCGACTTCAATGGATAAGAGCCCGCGAGAGAGCTGGGAGCCTTCAATTCTTCTGGATGGAAGACCTGTGGACCGCTTTGTGGTCAGCTCCAACAAACCAATGAGAACTCACCGCTACACTAGAGTGGGCAAGGAGAGCCGCTCTCACCTAGTGGAGGATGTAG atccCGAATGGGTAAACCTTGACGGCTTTGCTGTGCTGAGCGCCGCACCTGTCAGCAACTCATCAACAG GCCCAGTCAGGTCGACATATACTGCAGCCAGGAATCAGACCTTTCTGAAGCGTGCTAACAGAGTGAACAGAACAGCTCACCGTCCGGGTGCCTCTAACCCTAGGACATACAGGAGGAGGGCCCCGCAGTCCTCCTCTGGACCTCGGCCACCTGAGAGATTTCTGACAAGGACAACTTTACTGGAGAGGAGAAACCAGCACCATATCAAACCTCAGTCTGACCAGAGGAACCGTAACTTGCCCAAATTAA CATCTGAGTCCGTTCATGTGGTGTCACTGCAGGCACAGAAAGCCCTGGGCCAGAGCGCTCCTGCTAACAGAGTGGCAACCAAATTAACCACACCAG AACCTCCTGAGTATGAAGCTAAGGACATCAGTGTCAGGGTCATGTCTCCTAAATCAGTCCTCATCTCCTGGGTTGACCCTGCTGTGGAAATGGGGAAGGTTGAGTCCAGTGAACTCAg GTCCTACACAATCAGATACAGAGAGAAGGGAGAGTCAGCACGCTGGGAGTACAGGGACAGCACCCAGAGGAGACTGATGATAGACACCCTGTATGCTGATAGCATGTATGAGTTCTCCGTCAGAATCTCTCAGGGGGAAAATGAGGGCAAGTGGAGCGTATCTGTCTTTCAGAGGACCCCTGAGTCAG CACCATCTGGGCCACCGGAGAACTTTGAGGTCAAACCACTACGGGGGAAAGGGACTGCTGTGACAGCCACATGGGATCCTCCTGAAGAAACCAATGGGAGGATTCGAG AGTACATCCTTTCTTATGCCCCTGCACTGAAGCCATTTGGAATGAAAAGTATGACGTATCGCGGCAGCACAACCTCAGCTACTATAGATGGTCTAACACCTGGAGATCGGTACATCTTTAAGATCAGAGCCACCAACAGGAGGGGACAAGGACCACAAAGCAAAGCCTTCAGCGTTGTCATGCCAGGAT CCAGCAGTGCTGTTTCATCATTCTCAAGAACCAAGGCCAGCCAGAGGACGAGTCACAAGCCTTCCAAATATGATGTCTCCCATGACAAATCAGACCTCCAGTCAACAGAGGAACCAGAAGAACCAACCACACCCAGTCAGCCACACAACTCTGCCCCCATTTCTAGACGGCTGCGGCCACTTTCTCAGACTCGTTCCTATCACAGTATCTTCTCCTCTGTAAGAAGTTCAGTCAGGGGTGGAGCAAACAGAGACAGAACCTCAGATAGAGAcgatgaggatgaagatgacGAGGTGACAACCTTGCCTCCAGAAGAAGAGATGACAACCATGGCGTTGGAGACAAAAGAACCATATAATGAAGTTTCCCCTGAATCTGAAGACGAAATTGACAGTGAAATGAATGGGCCCCCAACTCCTGAGACCCCCAGCCTCAAAGTTGTTACACTCTCACCAACTAAACCTGCTTTATCACAGCAAAGAAAACCTATGAAGATTAAGGTCCATCAAAGAGGAGTAGCCCATACTGGTTCCTCCTCATCcgcctcttcatcctcttcactGCAGTTTCCACCAAAATCACCATCTTCACCTTCTAATACAGAATCAGAAGCCAATAAAAAGAATATAGCTTCTACTTATCACCAGAGCAAAGACATTTACAATAAACCCAGTATAACAGATAGCAAACCTACCATTACAGTTATAAAGGAGAACACCCCACAGCCTCAAACAGAGGACAGAGCTGTGGGTAAGGTTTCTACTTCATCTGGCCGAACCAGTGGGTCAGGCCTTGGTGGTAGGTATGGCTATGGCAGAAGGAATTTGGGACTTCCTTTTAGGGGAAATTCAACCAGAATGATGAATGGTTACAGACCCAGCACAACATTATTGTCACGTTTGCCGAGCAGAATTCAGCATCAAGCAACATCTCAGTTCACCTTACCAGATCAGTCTCACAGCCAACAAACATCGGATGTagagaacaaaaacaaagcgcTATCAGACCCATCCACTTCAGAGAAATCGCAGTTAACATCAACATCTACATCAAATAGTGCAGATGCAAGCAGCAGGAATACTGACCCTTCTATGTCACAGAGCACCTCACGTCAACCACACTCAACTCCAAATAGAGGATCTCAAAGCTCTTCATATAACCCAGAAAATTCAAGCATTTCAAACACGTCACCAAACAAAGAGGTGGAGGCAACCGAAGTTGAAGACCCTACTTTAAGCTACAAAGAAGAGCCCACAGAAGAGGCTAAAAAGGAGGAGAGTCCTTCTGAAAAAGATCCTCGTACACGAACTCGTCCTTCTCTTGCCGAAAGATTTAACTTTCCAGGCAGGTCTGGTTTAGGGACGAGACTGTCCTCTTCCAGACCAGGTGGCAGGACCCACTTGAGCAGAGTTTCATCGTCCATTGGGGCTGGCAGACCCATTCTGAGGATACCCACAAGGGACTCAGGGACCACAGCCTCTGCTGGAGCGTCCTCAGTGCAGGAGACTAGCGAAGATCCGACAGCTACATCCACTCGTGACACACTAAAGAATGAGATGGAGGTGGATTCCTTTAAGCCCTCATTGACCAGTAAAAATGCAGACTACAGTGACTCAAGAAATCCAACTCCCCCATCTCCTTCATCCTCTGCAAGATCTTCCAACTCTGAGTCTCGCCATTCT GGCCAAAAGCATCCCGTCATAACATCAGCTGATACCCACAGGAACACAGAGGAGAATGAGAGTGTAGCAACAAGAGAAACTGGCTCATCTTCTGTGGTCCCTCCATCTTACCGTCGTCCTAATATTGGAGTAAACGGAAGGATACGCTCCCCTCTTTTGGCAACAAGGCAGTTTGGTGGATCAAGACTTCCCACCAGATCACAACAAGCACACAACTCCAGACCGGGTTCTTCAACATCGggttcctcctcatcctctacCTCATCTTCATCAACTTTAGTCAGACCGGCATTAACCACAGACCGCAATGCCAGCAGGGTCAGTACTCTAACAAGGACTGGCGCACTGACAGAGTCCCAGTCTTTGTCACCATCTTCATCTCGAGACAGTTTCAGAAGCCAGGGGAGTAGAAGTCGCCATGATATCCTCAGAGGGAAAACACCCAATGGAGGAGCTCTTATGCCTGCCAATGGAAATG GTAAAAATGAACAACCAAATCTGACAGCAAAGGATAAAGAGCCCTCCAGTCATGGAACCAGCAAGGCAGTCGGTCAACGGTTGATTACTGGGCCCGATGGGAACAAATGG ATGGTAGATTTGGAGTTGGGCATTCTGATGAACCAGGATGGACAAGTCTTGCAAGATTCTCAAGGCAAACCGAAGAGAGTTGTGCTTGGCGAGGATGGACGCACCATTTTTG ACCACTTGGGAAGCCCCTTGCTTAACCAGGAAGGCATGGCTTTGTTTGGTCACGGTCGAGATAGTCGCCCTGTGGTCAACCCCAAAGAGAAGATCCTTATGGTTGGAGGAAAGCCGCTGCTTGGCTTGGACTTGCCTCGCCTCAggaccaccactaccaccaccactagAATTCCCACCACTACGCCTGAACCCACCACAGCTGAATGGACTACAGAAGAGTATACCACTGAAGAGCCCTATCCTACATGTCCACCCGGAACCTTCTCCAAAACAGATGACTATGGCGATCCAATGTTTGACTCAGAGGGAATATTAAACTGTTACCCAGAAG ATGAGTTTTTGGTCCAGACCACCCTGCCACCACCTACCACAACGACACCCCCAACAACAACCACCACCAGCCCCACCACAGCAATCCCAACTCCAGAGCCTGAACCCACACAGTCTGGACGAGGGCCTTCTTCTGAGTTTGATCTCAGTGGGAGGAGGCGATTCACAG CTCCTTATGTGAACTACATCCAAAAGGACCCAGGAGCTCCGTGCTCCCTGACAGAGGCTCTGGAGTACCTCCAAGTCGACATCCTAGAAGATCTAATCAAGAATGACAGTCTCTCCACCAATCAGAAGCAGCCTCCCAAAAACAAGCCCCATAATCTCACTGTGGTTGCCATGGAGGGATGCCATTCATTTATCATCCTGGACTGGGGCCGCCCATTGAAGGATGATATGGTTTCAG GCTACATGGTGCACAGCGCTTCATATGACGACGTGCTCAACAATAGATGGTCTACTAAAGCCTCCAGTGGGACACATCTGGCTGTGGAGAATCTCAAACCCAACTCCAG gTACTACTTCAAAGTCCAGGCCAAGAATGTGTTTGGGTTGGGACCAGTCAGCGATACACTCACGTATGTCACTGAATCAG ATGATCCTCTTCTCATCGAAAGACCGCCTG GCGGAGAACCTATATGGATCCCCTTTTCTTTCCGATATAACTCCGCCCACAGCTCCTGTAAGGGCAGCCAGTACGTCAAGCGGACATGGTACAGGAAGTTTGTGGGCGTAGTTTTGTGCAACTCTCTGCGATATAAGATCTTCATGGGAGACGGTCTTAGAG AGCCCTTCTACAGCATAGGAGATACATTTGGACAAGGAGAGGACCATTGCCAGTTTGTAGACTCGTACAGGGACGGCAGGACTGGTCCCGCATATCTCTCAAGTACTTTGCCTTCAGCTCAAG GATATTATCGTGCCTACAGACAGCAGCCCGTCACATTTGGAGTTATTGGCAGAAGAACATCTCACCCATTCGTAggttggtatgaatgtggggtGCCTATCCCTGGCAAGTGGTAA